A single genomic interval of Bradyrhizobium sp. sBnM-33 harbors:
- the prfA gene encoding peptide chain release factor 1, with product MLPEAKLDILLAHHASLEAELLGQVNSEKYVQITRELAELHPLIDAVKAYRTARAEIAGAESLLADAGTDPEIRGMAEAELETLQARVADLEQKIRVALLPKDAMDDRNVMLEIRAGTGGDEASLFAGDLFRMYERFAALQGWKVEVISASEGTVGGYKEIIAEVQGRGAFAKLKFESGVHRVQRVPDTETQGRIHTSAATVAVLPEVEDVDVDIKNEDLRIETMRAQGAGGQHVNKTESAIRITHIPTGIVVMMQDSRSQHKNRASAMNILRSRIYDAERQRANAARSADRKEKVGSGDRSERIRTYNFPQGRVTDHRINLTLYKLPQVISGEALGELIDALTTEHQAAQLAAQGAAA from the coding sequence ATGCTACCCGAAGCCAAACTCGATATCCTGCTCGCCCACCACGCCTCGCTCGAGGCCGAGCTGCTGGGCCAGGTGAATTCAGAGAAATACGTCCAGATCACGCGCGAGCTCGCCGAGCTCCATCCGCTGATCGATGCGGTCAAGGCGTATCGGACGGCACGGGCCGAGATTGCGGGCGCCGAATCGCTCTTGGCGGATGCTGGCACCGACCCCGAAATCCGCGGCATGGCCGAAGCCGAGCTCGAAACGCTGCAGGCGCGCGTCGCTGACCTCGAGCAGAAGATTCGCGTGGCGCTGTTGCCCAAGGACGCCATGGACGACCGCAACGTGATGCTGGAAATCCGCGCCGGCACGGGCGGCGACGAGGCCTCGCTGTTCGCCGGCGATCTGTTCCGCATGTATGAGCGGTTTGCCGCCTTGCAGGGCTGGAAGGTCGAGGTGATCTCGGCCTCGGAAGGTACCGTGGGCGGCTACAAGGAAATCATCGCCGAGGTGCAGGGCCGCGGCGCGTTCGCCAAGCTGAAATTCGAATCCGGCGTGCACCGCGTGCAGCGCGTGCCCGATACGGAAACACAGGGGCGGATTCACACGTCGGCTGCAACGGTGGCGGTGCTGCCCGAGGTCGAGGATGTCGATGTCGACATCAAGAATGAAGATCTGCGGATCGAAACCATGCGCGCGCAAGGCGCCGGCGGCCAGCACGTCAACAAGACTGAATCGGCGATCCGTATCACGCACATTCCGACCGGCATCGTGGTGATGATGCAGGACAGCCGCTCGCAGCACAAAAACCGCGCTTCCGCGATGAACATCCTGCGCTCGCGCATCTACGACGCCGAACGCCAGCGCGCCAATGCCGCGCGCTCCGCTGACCGCAAGGAGAAGGTCGGCTCCGGCGACCGAAGCGAGCGCATCCGCACCTATAATTTCCCGCAGGGCCGCGTCACCGATCACCGCATCAACCTGACGCTCTACAAATTGCCGCAGGTGATTTCGGGCGAAGCGCTGGGCGAACTGATCGACGCGCTGACGACCGAGCATCAGGCCGCCCAGCTTGCCGCACAGGGCGCAGCGGCGTGA
- the ptsP gene encoding phosphoenolpyruvate--protein phosphotransferase: protein MRSTSGGPRVLLRRLRETMAEKVSAQERLDKIVVLIAANMVAEVCSCYVLRIDNTLELYATEGLNRDAVHRTVLNAHEGLVGLVASEASPLNLSDAQSHPAFSFRPETGEEIYHSFLGVPILRAGNTLGVLVVQNRAKRTYVEEEVEALQTTAMVLAEMIASGELAALAQPGAEPAARHSLHKTGAILSDGIALGHVVLHEPRVVITNYIAEDLPKEIKKLDAALTKLRADLDRMLERGDVADGGEHREVLEAYRMFANDHGWSHKLHEAVATGLTAEAAVERVQSDTRARMLRSTDPYLRDRLHDLEDLGHRLMRQLVGQDHAPSREQLPENAILIARAMGPAALLDYDRKRLRGLVLEEGTANSHVSIVARALGIPAVGEIPNAPGIADPGDPIIVDGTSGSIYVRPSAEIESAYAERVRFRARRQAQYAALRDKPCITKDGQPVELMINAGLVIDLPHIDDTGSAGIGLFRTELQFMVGQSLPRASDQLALYRTVLDAAASKPVTFRTLDIGGDKALPYMETVIEENPALGWRAIRLGLDRPGLLRGQIRALLRAGGGRALKIMFPMISDVAEFDQAKAIVERELTYLRQHGHALPERIDVGTMVEVPALLYQLDELLKKVDFVSVGSNDLFQFMFAVDRGNPKVSERFDTMSAPILRALRDIVRKAQAAKKMASLCGEMASKPLGALALIALGYRSLSLSATAHGPVKAMILDLDAKKAEAVLMPLLDAPAGSVSIRQKLTEFAEAEGLSL, encoded by the coding sequence ATGCGGAGCACGTCGGGAGGTCCCCGCGTCTTGCTGAGACGGCTCCGCGAAACCATGGCGGAGAAGGTCTCGGCGCAGGAACGCCTGGACAAGATCGTGGTGTTGATCGCGGCCAACATGGTGGCCGAGGTCTGCTCCTGTTATGTGCTGCGTATCGATAACACGCTCGAACTCTATGCCACCGAGGGTTTGAACCGCGACGCGGTGCACCGCACCGTGCTGAACGCGCATGAGGGTCTCGTCGGCCTCGTCGCCAGCGAGGCCAGCCCGCTCAACCTCTCGGACGCGCAGAGCCATCCGGCGTTCTCGTTCCGGCCGGAAACCGGCGAAGAAATCTACCATTCGTTCCTTGGCGTGCCGATCTTGCGCGCCGGCAACACGCTCGGCGTGCTGGTGGTGCAGAACCGCGCCAAGCGCACCTATGTCGAGGAAGAGGTCGAGGCGCTGCAGACCACCGCCATGGTGCTGGCGGAAATGATCGCCTCAGGCGAACTGGCGGCGCTGGCGCAGCCCGGCGCGGAACCGGCGGCACGGCATTCGCTGCACAAGACCGGCGCGATCCTCTCCGACGGCATCGCGCTCGGCCATGTCGTGCTGCACGAGCCGCGCGTCGTCATCACCAACTACATCGCCGAAGACCTGCCGAAGGAAATCAAGAAACTGGATGCAGCGCTGACCAAGCTGCGCGCCGATCTCGACCGCATGCTGGAGCGCGGCGACGTCGCCGATGGCGGCGAGCACCGCGAGGTGCTGGAAGCCTACCGGATGTTCGCCAACGACCACGGCTGGTCGCACAAGCTGCATGAGGCGGTCGCTACCGGCCTCACCGCGGAAGCCGCCGTCGAGCGCGTGCAGTCCGACACCCGCGCGCGGATGTTGCGCTCGACCGATCCTTATCTGCGCGACCGCCTGCACGATCTGGAAGACCTCGGCCATCGCCTGATGCGGCAACTGGTCGGCCAGGATCACGCCCCCTCGCGCGAGCAGCTTCCCGAAAACGCGATCCTGATCGCGCGCGCGATGGGACCGGCGGCGCTACTCGACTACGACCGCAAGCGGCTGCGCGGCCTGGTGCTGGAGGAAGGCACCGCGAATTCGCACGTCTCGATCGTGGCGCGCGCGCTCGGAATCCCTGCGGTCGGCGAGATCCCGAACGCGCCCGGCATTGCCGATCCCGGCGATCCCATCATCGTCGACGGCACCTCGGGCTCGATCTATGTCCGCCCCTCCGCCGAGATCGAATCGGCCTATGCCGAGCGGGTGCGGTTCCGCGCACGGCGGCAGGCGCAGTATGCCGCGCTGCGCGACAAACCCTGTATTACCAAGGACGGCCAGCCGGTCGAACTGATGATCAATGCGGGCCTCGTCATCGACCTGCCGCATATCGACGACACCGGCAGCGCCGGCATCGGGCTGTTCCGTACCGAGCTACAGTTCATGGTCGGCCAGAGCCTGCCGCGCGCTTCCGACCAACTCGCGCTCTATCGCACCGTGCTGGACGCCGCTGCTTCCAAGCCGGTCACGTTCCGCACCCTCGACATTGGCGGCGACAAGGCGCTGCCCTATATGGAGACCGTCATCGAGGAAAATCCCGCGCTCGGCTGGCGCGCGATCCGGCTCGGGCTCGACCGGCCGGGACTGTTGCGCGGTCAGATTCGCGCGCTGCTGCGGGCCGGCGGCGGCCGCGCGCTGAAGATCATGTTTCCGATGATTTCGGATGTCGCCGAATTCGACCAGGCCAAGGCCATCGTCGAGCGCGAACTGACATACCTGCGCCAGCACGGTCACGCGCTGCCGGAACGTATCGACGTCGGCACCATGGTGGAAGTGCCGGCGCTGCTCTATCAACTCGACGAACTCTTGAAGAAGGTCGATTTCGTTTCGGTTGGATCGAACGACCTGTTCCAGTTCATGTTTGCGGTCGACCGCGGCAACCCAAAAGTTTCCGAACGGTTCGACACCATGTCGGCGCCGATCCTGCGCGCGCTGCGCGATATCGTCCGGAAGGCGCAAGCCGCGAAGAAGATGGCCTCGCTATGCGGCGAGATGGCCTCAAAACCGCTCGGCGCGCTGGCATTGATTGCGCTCGGCTACCGCTCGCTCTCGCTGTCGGCCACCGCGCACGGCCCGGTCAAGGCGATGATCCTCGACCTCGACGCCAAGAAGGCGGAAGCTGTCCTGATGCCGCTGCTCGACGCGCCGGCCGGCAGCGTCTCGATCCGGCAGAAGCTGACGGAATTCGCGGAAGCCGAGGGGCTGTCGTTGTAG
- the prmC gene encoding peptide chain release factor N(5)-glutamine methyltransferase, with amino-acid sequence MRAPTVEAARRALAARLKAAAIESADLDARILTGHALGLDLTGLISAAQRELTSDESACFEEFARRRLAREPVARIIGEKEFWGLPLQLSPSTLVPRPDTETVVELALELLRAGGDLARPMRIADLGTGSGAILLALLSELPAAEGFGTDISEAALQTATANATAAGLLERATFITCDYARGLSGSFDLIVSNPPYIRSADIGRLAVEVRNHDPLAALDGGADGLDAYRALIPQAAGLLAPGAALVVEAGEGQSGPIQALMTSAGLTPARAPKTDLAGIPRAVAGHKMAR; translated from the coding sequence GTGAGAGCGCCGACCGTCGAGGCCGCCCGGCGCGCGCTCGCAGCGAGACTCAAAGCCGCCGCCATTGAATCCGCCGACCTCGACGCGCGGATCCTGACAGGCCATGCACTTGGCCTCGACCTGACCGGCTTGATATCGGCTGCACAGCGCGAGCTCACCTCGGACGAATCGGCTTGCTTCGAGGAATTCGCCCGCCGTCGCCTCGCCCGAGAACCGGTCGCCCGCATCATCGGCGAGAAAGAGTTTTGGGGTCTGCCCTTGCAACTCTCCCCCTCAACCCTGGTGCCGCGGCCCGATACCGAGACGGTGGTCGAATTGGCGCTGGAATTGCTACGCGCCGGCGGCGATCTCGCTCGTCCGATGCGTATCGCCGATCTCGGCACCGGTTCCGGCGCAATTCTTCTCGCACTGTTATCCGAATTGCCGGCGGCCGAGGGATTCGGAACCGACATCTCCGAAGCGGCGCTGCAGACCGCGACGGCCAATGCCACCGCCGCTGGCCTGTTGGAGCGCGCGACGTTCATCACCTGCGATTACGCGCGCGGACTATCCGGTTCGTTCGATCTGATCGTCTCGAATCCGCCCTATATCCGGTCGGCGGATATCGGCCGTCTGGCGGTGGAGGTGAGAAATCATGACCCGCTTGCCGCGCTCGATGGTGGCGCCGACGGGCTGGACGCCTACCGCGCGTTGATTCCCCAAGCGGCCGGCCTCCTCGCCCCGGGTGCAGCCTTGGTCGTGGAGGCCGGAGAGGGCCAGAGCGGCCCAATCCAGGCCCTGATGACGAGCGCAGGGTTAACGCCTGCAAGGGCCCCCAAGACTGATCTGGCGGGCATTCCGAGGGCGGTCGCGGGCCACAAAATGGCCCGATAA